The following proteins come from a genomic window of Iamia sp. SCSIO 61187:
- a CDS encoding class I SAM-dependent methyltransferase: MSTYEDYGRTSADYDATRVAVGIEVVLGTLQTAGIPPASAHVLDAGCGTGAYAAALAPQLGKMTLVDASEAMLAQAEAKLAGLEVTCPYEVHKGELQDLPFADGTFDAVVVNQVLHHLGDEEGGAWAGHRAVLGELARVLRPGGVLIVNTCSQTQLRRAYWYYALVPVAAEALRRRYAGLDGLEAAMDVAGLVPTGRFVPSAVIQGPSYFDGRSVLDATWRNGDSTWSLASDGELLAALERVQEMDEAGTLDAFVAEHDRLRADIGQVTFVTARRI, translated from the coding sequence ATGAGCACCTACGAGGACTACGGCCGGACGTCGGCCGACTACGACGCGACGCGGGTGGCGGTGGGCATCGAGGTCGTGCTCGGCACGCTCCAGACGGCCGGCATCCCCCCGGCGTCGGCCCACGTGCTCGACGCCGGCTGCGGCACGGGCGCCTACGCCGCCGCCCTCGCCCCCCAGCTGGGGAAGATGACCCTGGTCGACGCGTCTGAGGCCATGTTGGCCCAGGCCGAGGCCAAGCTGGCCGGGCTCGAGGTCACCTGCCCCTACGAGGTCCACAAGGGCGAGCTCCAGGACCTGCCCTTCGCCGACGGCACCTTCGACGCCGTCGTCGTCAACCAGGTGCTGCACCACCTCGGCGACGAGGAGGGTGGGGCGTGGGCCGGCCACCGGGCCGTCCTGGGCGAGCTGGCGCGGGTGCTCCGCCCCGGCGGCGTGCTGATCGTCAACACCTGCTCGCAGACCCAGCTGCGGCGCGCCTACTGGTACTACGCCCTCGTGCCCGTGGCGGCCGAGGCCCTCCGGCGTCGCTACGCCGGCCTCGACGGGCTCGAGGCGGCGATGGACGTGGCCGGGCTGGTCCCGACCGGTCGCTTCGTGCCCAGCGCCGTCATCCAGGGCCCGTCGTACTTCGACGGCCGCTCGGTCCTCGACGCGACCTGGCGCAACGGCGACTCGACGTGGTCGCTGGCGAGCGACGGCGAGCTGCTGGCCGCCCTCGAGCGGGTGCAGGAGATGGACGAGGCCGGCACGCTCGACGCCTTCGTGGCCGAGCACGACCGCCTCCGGGCCGACATCGGCCAGGTCACCTTCGTCACCGCCCGGCGCATCTGA
- the rph gene encoding ribonuclease PH has product MRPDGRSPDELRPASFERDYTDAALGSVLVRFGKTTVLCTASVDEDVPRWMRGRGRGWVTAEYSMLPGASSERIRREVKDGKPSGRTQEIQRLIGRSLRAVCDMPALGERAITVDCDVLQADGGTRTASICGAWVALHDACSRLVAAGKIPAVPLTGTCTAISVGIVGGTPLLDLPYVEDAGAEVDMNVVMADDKLIEVQGTAEGAPFGRDELDALLDLATKGIAELADLQRATVATPPAPR; this is encoded by the coding sequence ATGCGCCCCGATGGCCGATCCCCCGACGAGCTCCGCCCCGCCTCCTTCGAGCGCGACTACACCGACGCCGCCCTCGGGTCGGTGCTGGTGCGGTTCGGCAAGACGACCGTGCTCTGCACCGCGTCGGTCGACGAGGACGTGCCCCGCTGGATGCGGGGTCGCGGCCGGGGGTGGGTCACGGCCGAGTACTCGATGCTGCCCGGGGCGTCGTCGGAGCGGATCCGCCGCGAGGTCAAGGACGGCAAGCCGTCGGGGCGGACCCAGGAGATCCAGCGCCTGATCGGCCGGTCCCTCCGCGCCGTGTGCGACATGCCCGCCCTCGGCGAGCGGGCGATCACCGTCGACTGCGACGTGCTCCAGGCCGACGGCGGCACCCGCACGGCGTCGATCTGCGGAGCGTGGGTCGCCCTGCACGACGCCTGCTCCCGCCTCGTCGCCGCCGGCAAGATCCCGGCCGTGCCCCTCACCGGGACCTGCACGGCCATCTCGGTCGGCATCGTCGGCGGCACCCCGCTCCTCGACCTGCCCTACGTGGAGGACGCCGGGGCCGAGGTCGACATGAACGTGGTCATGGCCGACGACAAGCTGATCGAGGTCCAGGGCACCGCCGAGGGCGCCCCGTTCGGGCGGGACGAGCTCGACGCCCTCCTCGACCTGGCCACCAAGGGGATCGCCGAGCTGGCCGACCTCCAGCGGGCCACGGTGGCCACCCCGCCCGCCCCCCGGTGA
- the rdgB gene encoding RdgB/HAM1 family non-canonical purine NTP pyrophosphatase codes for MSEPLRLVLATANPHKTTEIRAILAAAGVPVELVARPDDVPDVVEDAPDLLGNARLKAVALAEATGLPALADDTGLEVDALDGRPGVRSARYAGEDGDAAANVAKLLGELAAVAPERRTARFRTVVMVRWPDGREVVAEGVVDGVIVDAPRGGGGFGYDPVFVADEGDGRTFAEMDAGAKDAISHRGRAVRALAARLASG; via the coding sequence GTGAGCGAGCCGCTGCGGCTCGTCCTGGCCACCGCCAACCCGCACAAGACGACCGAGATCCGCGCCATCCTCGCCGCCGCCGGGGTGCCGGTCGAGCTGGTGGCCCGCCCCGACGACGTGCCCGACGTGGTCGAGGACGCCCCGGACCTGCTGGGCAACGCCCGGCTGAAGGCCGTCGCCCTGGCCGAGGCGACCGGGCTGCCCGCCCTGGCCGACGACACCGGGCTGGAGGTCGACGCCCTCGACGGTCGACCGGGCGTGCGCTCGGCCCGCTACGCCGGCGAGGACGGCGACGCCGCCGCCAACGTGGCCAAGCTGCTCGGCGAGCTGGCGGCCGTCGCCCCCGAGCGGCGGACGGCCCGGTTCCGCACGGTCGTCATGGTCCGCTGGCCCGACGGCCGCGAGGTCGTGGCCGAGGGCGTCGTCGACGGCGTGATCGTCGATGCCCCGCGGGGCGGTGGCGGGTTCGGCTACGACCCCGTCTTCGTGGCCGACGAGGGCGACGGCCGGACCTTCGCCGAGATGGACGCCGGGGCCAAGGACGCCATCAGCCACAGGGGTCGGGCGGTGCGGGCCCTCGCCGCCCGCCTCGCCTCGGGGTGA
- a CDS encoding alanine racemase, with amino-acid sequence MRIHDLPTPCLVVDGPTFEANVATMSAHRPGRALRPHVKAFKATALARQLHTAGHDAFCCATPAEVVGMAAVGLGADLLLANEVLDVRRLHTMVASSLGSRITVAVDSVDSIAAASSAGVQEVLIDVEVGLPRCGCPVDDAGRLADEARAVGLEVRGVMGYEGHLMMETDDKAARVEAAMAGLLAAHAAVGGDVVSGGGTGTWDTNTWVTELQAGSYTLMDADYARLDSPFRPALDLLATVISVNRAKGWAVVDAGLKALATDHGPPTIDGATVWFCSDEHTTFAPADGGELPAVGDRITLRPGHVDPTVALHDRLHVLHGEEVVDTWDVDLRGWDVRRV; translated from the coding sequence GTGCGGATCCACGACCTGCCCACCCCGTGCCTGGTGGTCGACGGCCCGACGTTCGAGGCCAACGTGGCCACCATGTCCGCCCATCGGCCGGGACGGGCCCTGCGCCCGCACGTCAAGGCGTTCAAGGCGACGGCGCTGGCCCGCCAGCTCCACACCGCCGGGCACGACGCCTTCTGCTGCGCCACCCCGGCCGAGGTCGTGGGCATGGCCGCCGTCGGCCTGGGCGCCGACCTGCTCCTGGCCAACGAGGTCCTCGACGTCCGTCGCCTCCACACCATGGTGGCGTCGTCGCTCGGGTCGCGGATCACCGTCGCCGTCGACTCGGTCGACTCCATCGCCGCCGCCTCCTCGGCCGGGGTCCAGGAGGTGCTGATCGACGTCGAGGTCGGCCTGCCCCGGTGCGGGTGCCCGGTCGACGACGCCGGCCGGCTCGCCGACGAGGCCCGCGCCGTCGGCCTCGAGGTCCGGGGCGTCATGGGCTACGAGGGCCACCTGATGATGGAGACCGACGACAAGGCGGCCCGCGTCGAGGCGGCCATGGCCGGGCTGCTCGCCGCCCACGCCGCCGTCGGCGGTGACGTGGTCTCGGGCGGGGGCACGGGCACGTGGGACACCAACACGTGGGTCACCGAGCTCCAGGCCGGGTCCTACACCCTGATGGACGCCGACTACGCCCGCCTCGACAGCCCGTTCCGTCCCGCCCTCGACCTGCTGGCGACGGTCATCTCCGTCAACCGGGCCAAGGGCTGGGCCGTCGTCGACGCCGGGCTCAAGGCGCTGGCCACCGATCACGGCCCGCCCACCATCGACGGGGCCACGGTGTGGTTCTGCTCCGACGAGCACACCACCTTCGCCCCCGCCGACGGGGGCGAGCTCCCGGCCGTGGGCGACCGCATCACGCTCCGGCCGGGCCACGTCGACCCCACCGTCGCCCTCCACGATCGCCTCCACGTCCTCCACGGCGAGGAGGTCGTCGACACCTGGGACGTCGACCTCCGGGGGTGGGACGTCCGCCGGGTCTGA
- a CDS encoding AAA family ATPase has product MDGPTPGHGVPRAVLLGAESTGTTSLTQALAAHLGIPCTHEFLRDVCARKAAENGGSFVDLVWTTEDFDEVADGQDALEEAAVAAHPGRPELLACDTDALATALWHRRYLGCTPTRFLRRAAQNPPQLYILTSPDGVEFEQDGWRDGEHVRLEMHGWFRTTLTAQPTPWIEVVGSPEERLDQVLVALRCAGR; this is encoded by the coding sequence GTGGACGGACCGACGCCGGGGCACGGGGTGCCGCGCGCCGTCCTGCTCGGCGCCGAGTCGACGGGGACGACGTCGCTGACGCAGGCCCTGGCCGCGCACCTCGGCATCCCCTGCACCCACGAGTTCCTGCGCGACGTCTGCGCCCGGAAGGCAGCCGAGAACGGCGGGTCCTTCGTCGACCTGGTGTGGACCACGGAGGACTTCGACGAGGTGGCCGATGGCCAGGACGCCCTGGAGGAGGCGGCGGTGGCCGCCCACCCGGGCCGGCCCGAGCTGCTGGCCTGCGACACCGACGCCCTCGCCACGGCTCTGTGGCACCGACGCTACCTGGGCTGCACGCCGACCCGGTTCCTGCGCCGGGCGGCGCAGAACCCGCCGCAGCTCTACATCCTGACCTCCCCGGACGGGGTGGAGTTCGAGCAGGACGGGTGGCGCGACGGCGAGCACGTCCGCCTGGAGATGCACGGCTGGTTCCGCACCACCCTGACCGCCCAGCCGACGCCGTGGATCGAGGTGGTCGGGTCACCCGAGGAGCGGCTCGACCAGGTGCTGGTGGCCCTCAGATGCGCCGGGCGGTGA